Proteins co-encoded in one Egicoccus sp. AB-alg6-2 genomic window:
- a CDS encoding aldo/keto reductase, translating into MGPTISLGNDLTVPRLGFGTFQLQGDDAYRGTRTALEVGYRHIDTAQGYDNEAEVGRAIADSDVDRGEVFLTTKIKPSNAAAGDVRSSTEQSLRDLGVDQVDLILLHWPAEKYAPLQETLGAMTVLLEDGLTRAIGVSNFPSAMLEQAFELAPVVTDQVEHHPFLGVDPIEKVLEQRGGFLTAYSPLARGRVTEDATLSEIGEEHGVSAAQVTLRWMLQKPNTVAIPKSGTPERVRANFDVFGFELSDAEMQRIHGLERQQRLIDPDGGPAWD; encoded by the coding sequence ATGGGCCCCACCATCTCACTCGGCAACGACCTGACGGTACCGCGGCTGGGTTTCGGCACCTTCCAGCTGCAGGGCGACGACGCCTATCGGGGCACCCGTACGGCGCTCGAGGTCGGCTACCGGCACATCGACACCGCACAGGGCTACGACAACGAGGCCGAGGTGGGCCGTGCCATCGCCGACAGCGACGTCGACCGCGGTGAGGTGTTCCTGACGACCAAGATCAAGCCGAGCAATGCCGCGGCCGGTGACGTCCGCTCCTCGACCGAGCAGAGCCTGCGCGACCTCGGCGTCGACCAGGTCGACCTGATCCTGCTGCACTGGCCGGCGGAGAAGTACGCGCCGCTGCAGGAAACGCTCGGTGCGATGACGGTGCTCCTCGAGGACGGTCTCACGCGCGCCATCGGGGTCTCCAACTTCCCTTCGGCGATGCTCGAGCAGGCGTTCGAGCTGGCCCCCGTGGTCACCGACCAGGTCGAGCACCACCCCTTCCTCGGTGTGGATCCGATCGAGAAGGTGCTCGAGCAGCGGGGGGGCTTCCTCACCGCCTATTCGCCCTTGGCCAGGGGGCGGGTCACCGAGGATGCGACCCTGAGCGAGATCGGGGAGGAACACGGCGTGTCCGCCGCCCAGGTCACCCTGCGGTGGATGCTGCAGAAGCCCAACACCGTCGCCATCCCGAAGTCGGGCACGCCGGAGCGCGTCCGTGCCAACTTCGACGTCTTCGGGTTCGAGCTCAGCGACGCCGAGATGCAGCGCATCCACGGCCTCGAGCGCCAGCAGCGCCTCATCGACCCCGACGGTGGGCCCGCGTGGGACTGA
- a CDS encoding gamma-glutamyltransferase family protein yields the protein MTDRWLNYVLAVVVVVGLAGVSVYNQPRDRQERAEFLDQDLTELEDDPEPVAERDPVQLQRRDDREPAAAEDEAPRLVQYGVSTSHPAATEVGMEVLTNGGNAVDAAIAIAYALGVAEPFGSGIGGGGAMLVQPADGPARYYDYREIAPTDGGIPASDIGVPGLAAGMEHIHDEHGSVSLPDLIEYAARLAEDGVEVDEYLHERLRGAAHRMPIHLLPRLFPAGQAVPAGELLRQPEYAEALRLIQQEGAAVMHTGVLAERIADAVEGLDPEDLADYEVIEVEPAVGTFAGHTIVSGGAPVSGAPMVQLLQIAEERGIRDLDLGSVDAVHLLAQAWRTANDQRSHHVGDPTVEEVDVDALLDRDHTAELAARIPDDGFVTVEDEDDALSFESDTTHVVVVDATGTVVSMTNTLSNFFGSGLPVSGFFLNDQLKNFNPEPDSINHVAPGKRPRSFITPTVVLDGDGRPVLALGSPGGRRIPNIVAQVLVRWAGQGEALQEAVSAPRFHLERDLLELEEAMGSDASGQLASRGYRVTTEVPTSEYFGAVQVLEIDWETGTIDGADDARRPGRWEVADR from the coding sequence ATGACGGACCGGTGGCTGAACTACGTGCTGGCGGTCGTCGTGGTCGTCGGCCTGGCCGGCGTGTCGGTCTACAACCAGCCCCGTGACCGGCAGGAACGGGCGGAGTTCCTCGACCAGGACCTCACCGAGCTCGAGGACGATCCCGAGCCCGTCGCCGAACGCGACCCGGTGCAACTGCAGCGCCGCGACGACCGCGAGCCGGCCGCCGCGGAGGACGAGGCGCCCCGGCTGGTCCAGTACGGGGTCAGTACGAGCCACCCGGCGGCGACCGAGGTAGGCATGGAGGTGCTCACCAACGGTGGCAATGCCGTGGATGCCGCGATCGCGATCGCCTATGCGTTGGGCGTCGCCGAGCCGTTCGGGTCCGGGATCGGTGGGGGCGGCGCCATGCTCGTCCAGCCGGCCGACGGCCCGGCCCGCTACTACGACTACCGAGAGATCGCCCCGACCGACGGCGGCATCCCCGCGTCCGACATCGGCGTCCCCGGCCTCGCGGCCGGCATGGAGCACATCCACGACGAGCACGGCTCGGTGTCACTGCCCGACCTGATCGAGTACGCGGCGCGGCTGGCCGAGGACGGCGTCGAGGTCGACGAGTACCTCCACGAGCGGTTGCGCGGCGCCGCCCACCGCATGCCGATCCACCTGCTGCCACGGCTGTTCCCGGCCGGACAGGCCGTTCCGGCCGGCGAGTTGCTGCGACAACCCGAGTACGCCGAGGCCCTGCGGTTGATCCAGCAGGAGGGGGCGGCGGTCATGCACACCGGCGTGCTCGCCGAGCGGATCGCCGACGCCGTCGAGGGTCTCGATCCCGAGGACCTGGCCGACTACGAGGTCATCGAGGTGGAGCCGGCGGTCGGGACGTTCGCGGGTCACACGATCGTCTCCGGCGGCGCGCCGGTCAGCGGCGCGCCGATGGTGCAGCTGCTGCAGATCGCCGAGGAGCGCGGCATCCGCGACCTCGATCTCGGCAGCGTCGACGCGGTCCATCTGCTGGCGCAGGCCTGGCGGACCGCCAACGACCAGCGCAGCCATCACGTCGGCGATCCGACCGTCGAGGAGGTCGACGTCGACGCCCTGCTCGACCGGGACCACACCGCCGAGCTGGCCGCCCGCATTCCCGACGACGGGTTCGTCACGGTCGAGGACGAGGACGACGCGCTGTCGTTCGAGTCCGACACCACCCACGTCGTGGTCGTCGACGCGACCGGCACCGTCGTGTCGATGACGAACACGCTCAGCAACTTCTTCGGCTCGGGCCTGCCCGTGTCGGGCTTCTTCCTCAACGACCAGCTCAAGAACTTCAACCCGGAGCCCGACTCGATCAACCATGTCGCGCCGGGGAAGCGGCCACGCAGCTTCATCACGCCCACGGTCGTGCTCGACGGTGACGGTCGGCCGGTGCTCGCACTGGGTTCACCCGGCGGCCGCCGCATCCCCAACATCGTGGCCCAGGTGCTGGTGCGCTGGGCCGGTCAGGGCGAGGCGCTGCAGGAGGCGGTGTCGGCGCCGCGCTTCCACCTCGAACGGGACCTGCTCGAACTCGAGGAGGCGATGGGGAGCGACGCTTCGGGGCAACTCGCCTCGCGCGGCTACCGGGTCACCACCGAGGTACCCACCAGCGAGTACTTCGGGGCGGTGCAGGTGCTCGAGATCGACTGGGAGACGGGCACCATCGACGGCGCCGACGATGCCCGCCGCCCGGGCCGCTGGGAGGTCGCCGACCGGTGA
- a CDS encoding CapA family protein, whose product MTDTAPPIDAPPTTRRGRLQRRLRRQSRTAGRDTAVAMALTALVVGVVHGGGLLEGEPAAAAEMTGDATFRAVMVGDVMFGRHVERAAERHGHDWLLQEMRPVFAGADYVTGNLEQVITPDPDALPDADKLIHLASDERAAQALADAGFTTMALANNHLMDHGIPGLRDTIAALDEVGLSHVGAGASLQDAIEIDYQEHGELTVATLAFSDAYVVGFVALAFQGGVLSAEQDRASRLIREASANADLVITHFHWGTEYGFAANRDQRELAEMAAASGADIVIGHHPHVLQRVERIGDTLVFYSLGNFVFDQGWSRTRESAVARYQLRSDGRARVELLPIEIREGAPRLLSGPLAEYRRARIFQRLGGGEGLAWRREAGMLITEVDHGRVVATEGDVEATS is encoded by the coding sequence GTGACCGACACCGCGCCCCCCATCGATGCGCCGCCGACGACCCGACGCGGCCGTCTGCAGCGCCGCCTGCGCCGGCAGTCGCGCACCGCAGGACGCGACACCGCCGTCGCGATGGCCCTGACGGCACTGGTCGTCGGCGTCGTCCACGGGGGCGGGTTGCTCGAGGGCGAACCCGCAGCGGCGGCCGAGATGACCGGCGACGCGACGTTTCGGGCCGTGATGGTCGGTGACGTGATGTTCGGCCGTCATGTCGAACGCGCCGCCGAACGCCACGGGCACGATTGGCTGCTGCAGGAGATGCGCCCGGTGTTCGCCGGGGCCGACTACGTCACCGGCAACCTCGAACAGGTCATCACCCCCGACCCCGACGCGCTGCCCGACGCGGACAAACTGATCCACCTCGCCAGTGACGAGCGGGCGGCGCAGGCGCTCGCCGACGCCGGCTTCACCACCATGGCGCTGGCGAACAACCACCTCATGGACCACGGCATCCCCGGGCTGCGCGACACGATCGCCGCGCTCGACGAGGTCGGCCTGTCCCATGTGGGCGCCGGCGCGTCGCTGCAGGACGCGATCGAGATCGACTACCAGGAACACGGCGAGCTGACCGTGGCCACGCTCGCGTTCAGCGACGCCTACGTGGTCGGCTTCGTCGCCCTGGCGTTCCAGGGCGGGGTCTTGTCGGCCGAGCAGGACCGTGCCAGCCGCCTGATCCGCGAGGCGTCGGCCAACGCCGACCTGGTGATCACCCACTTCCACTGGGGTACCGAGTACGGCTTCGCCGCCAACCGTGACCAGCGCGAACTCGCCGAGATGGCCGCAGCGTCCGGTGCCGACATCGTCATCGGCCACCACCCACACGTGCTGCAGCGGGTGGAGCGCATCGGCGACACGCTGGTTTTCTACAGCCTCGGCAACTTCGTCTTCGACCAGGGCTGGTCGCGCACCCGCGAATCGGCCGTGGCGCGCTACCAGCTGCGGTCCGACGGGCGGGCCCGCGTCGAGCTGCTGCCCATCGAGATCCGCGAGGGGGCACCTCGGTTGTTGTCCGGGCCCCTGGCCGAGTATCGCCGTGCACGCATCTTTCAGCGGCTGGGCGGCGGCGAGGGGCTCGCGTGGCGGCGCGAAGCCGGCATGCTCATCACCGAGGTGGACCACGGCAGGGTGGTCGCGACCGAAGGCGACGTGGAGGCCACGTCGTGA
- the pgsC gene encoding poly-gamma-glutamate biosynthesis protein PgsC translates to MFGTELYLSLVIGVAVSLVYAERTGVIPAGMVVPGYLALVLDQVLFVGAIFLISFSTFLVVHYGVSRVVILYGRRRFVAMLGIGILLKLVFDYLYPALPFEVYEFRGIGVIVPGLVANSIARQGLPHTLISTLLLSGVTFLLVFAVNLVMA, encoded by the coding sequence ATGTTCGGAACCGAGCTCTACCTGTCGCTGGTCATCGGCGTGGCCGTCAGCCTCGTCTACGCCGAACGCACCGGTGTCATTCCCGCCGGCATGGTCGTTCCCGGCTACCTCGCCCTGGTGCTGGACCAGGTGCTGTTCGTCGGCGCGATCTTCCTCATCAGCTTCTCGACGTTCCTGGTGGTGCACTACGGCGTGTCGCGCGTGGTGATCCTCTACGGCCGCCGGCGCTTCGTCGCGATGCTGGGCATCGGCATCCTGCTCAAGCTGGTGTTCGACTACCTCTACCCCGCCCTGCCCTTCGAGGTCTACGAGTTCCGCGGCATCGGTGTCATCGTTCCCGGGCTGGTCGCAAACAGCATCGCCCGCCAGGGGCTGCCGCACACGCTGATCTCCACGCTGCTGCTGTCGGGCGTGACGTTCCTGCTGGTGTTCGCCGTCAACCTCGTCATGGCCTGA
- the pgsB gene encoding poly-gamma-glutamate synthase PgsB → MADLPMQSSDDVVTFVVALTLVALLIVGVVERRRNRRHLAAVPLRISVNGSRGKSTVTRLLTGALAEGGRRPLGKTTGTEPKLLLGWSGEEVDVHRRPEGPNISEQRLVNHRAVQEAADTLVVECMAIDPEYQLTFHRDLLDVNLLLICNALDDHLDEMGPTIDDVAEVFAASIPFGGKLVVIADRLLPTYTEVARERGTEVLVADPDAVDEDYLAGFDHLVLADHVALVLAVTRDLGIPDEVAMRGMRKAPVDRYAMRVVPVGDPDDPAFFVNGFAANDPTSTLAVWKHLADRSLPTDALTVIVNCREDRMNRTQLFARDVLPHLPIDVLVVVGGQTGPILQAVADGDVQAAEVIDLTDQPPERAVEALDGQLSGRIVYGVGNLHGGGTQLVAALEALAVDTSTTRGAA, encoded by the coding sequence ATGGCCGACCTCCCCATGCAGTCCAGCGACGACGTGGTCACGTTCGTCGTCGCACTGACGTTGGTGGCGCTGCTGATCGTCGGTGTCGTGGAACGGCGACGCAACCGTCGCCACCTCGCGGCGGTGCCGTTGCGGATCAGCGTCAACGGCAGTCGCGGCAAGTCGACGGTGACCCGGCTGCTGACCGGCGCCCTGGCCGAAGGCGGCCGTCGGCCGCTCGGAAAGACCACCGGCACCGAGCCGAAGCTGCTCCTCGGCTGGTCCGGCGAGGAGGTGGACGTCCACCGGCGCCCGGAGGGTCCCAACATCAGCGAGCAGCGGCTGGTCAACCACCGGGCCGTGCAGGAAGCGGCGGACACCCTGGTGGTCGAATGCATGGCGATCGACCCGGAGTACCAGCTGACGTTCCACCGCGACCTGCTGGACGTCAACCTGCTGCTGATCTGCAACGCACTCGACGACCACCTCGACGAGATGGGACCGACGATCGACGACGTCGCCGAGGTGTTCGCCGCCAGCATCCCGTTCGGCGGCAAGCTGGTGGTCATCGCCGATCGTCTGCTGCCCACCTACACCGAGGTGGCCCGCGAACGCGGGACCGAGGTGCTCGTCGCCGACCCGGACGCGGTGGACGAGGACTACCTGGCCGGGTTCGACCATCTCGTGCTGGCCGACCACGTCGCGCTGGTGCTCGCGGTCACCCGGGACCTCGGCATCCCCGACGAGGTGGCGATGCGCGGCATGCGCAAGGCGCCGGTGGACCGGTACGCGATGCGGGTGGTCCCCGTCGGCGATCCCGACGACCCGGCGTTCTTCGTCAACGGGTTCGCGGCCAACGACCCCACCTCCACGCTCGCCGTGTGGAAACACCTCGCCGATCGGTCGCTGCCCACCGACGCATTGACCGTCATCGTCAACTGCCGGGAGGACCGGATGAACCGCACCCAGCTGTTCGCCCGGGACGTGCTGCCCCACCTGCCCATCGACGTGCTGGTCGTCGTCGGCGGCCAGACCGGCCCGATCCTGCAGGCGGTCGCCGACGGCGACGTGCAGGCCGCCGAGGTGATCGACCTCACCGACCAGCCGCCGGAGCGCGCCGTCGAGGCACTGGACGGTCAGCTCAGTGGCCGGATCGTCTACGGCGTCGGCAACCTGCATGGCGGGGGGACCCAGCTGGTCGCCGCGCTCGAGGCGCTCGCCGTGGACACCTCGACGACCCGAGGAGCCGCCTGA
- a CDS encoding C40 family peptidase, whose product MRASLFSTAALLLVTVLVLGVQAGDGASASDHEPPDVSGVAASVSEREARSAPTFGVTRLANPARSVVTDADGAWLATFTDGARTAAVAGQERTFDEPGAEHAVTTDVWVRLLAEPFDGVVDKAWLEAAVEDRAPDVLEVGTQYLDDAPDVHDADGALVSGAAEYGPLQPDGSRPVGADWHDFLGVDADYAGRIDPADPEEYRALDCSGYVRIVFGHRMGLPMTLRPDGGASLPRRSFEQAASAPGVVPIADGDAEGAVADDALQAGDLVFFDSPNDRDGRIDHVGIYVGLDDGGHHRFLHSRRSANGPTLGGDDQGASVLDGDGYFAQGFTLTRRL is encoded by the coding sequence TTGCGCGCAAGCCTGTTCTCGACTGCTGCCCTGCTGCTGGTCACGGTCCTGGTTCTTGGTGTCCAGGCCGGTGACGGCGCCTCCGCCAGTGACCACGAGCCGCCGGACGTGTCGGGGGTGGCGGCGAGCGTGAGCGAGCGGGAGGCGCGGTCGGCGCCGACGTTCGGCGTGACCCGTTTGGCGAATCCGGCCCGGAGCGTGGTCACCGATGCCGACGGTGCCTGGCTGGCCACCTTCACCGACGGCGCCCGCACCGCCGCGGTCGCCGGGCAGGAGCGCACGTTCGACGAGCCCGGCGCGGAGCATGCGGTCACCACCGACGTGTGGGTGCGCCTGCTCGCCGAGCCCTTCGACGGCGTGGTCGACAAGGCCTGGCTCGAGGCGGCCGTCGAGGACCGCGCGCCCGACGTGCTCGAGGTGGGCACGCAGTACCTCGACGACGCTCCCGACGTCCACGACGCCGACGGCGCGCTCGTCTCGGGTGCCGCCGAGTACGGCCCCCTTCAGCCCGACGGTTCGCGACCGGTCGGTGCGGACTGGCACGACTTCCTCGGCGTCGACGCCGACTATGCCGGCCGCATCGATCCCGCCGACCCGGAGGAGTACCGCGCCCTCGACTGCTCCGGCTACGTACGGATCGTCTTCGGGCACCGCATGGGTCTGCCGATGACGCTGCGCCCCGACGGCGGCGCGTCGCTCCCGCGACGCTCGTTCGAGCAGGCGGCCTCGGCGCCCGGCGTGGTGCCGATCGCCGACGGGGATGCCGAAGGTGCGGTCGCGGACGACGCGTTGCAGGCCGGTGACCTGGTGTTCTTCGACTCGCCGAACGACCGCGACGGACGCATCGACCACGTGGGCATCTACGTCGGCCTCGACGACGGCGGCCACCACCGGTTCCTGCACTCACGCCGCTCGGCCAATGGTCCGACGCTCGGAGGCGACGACCAGGGCGCCTCCGTCCTCGACGGAGACGGGTACTTCGCGCAGGGGTTCACCTTGACTCGCCGCCTCTGA
- a CDS encoding L-lactate permease — translation MAAVWAGIPIMVVLVLMVGRRWAASRAGLVGAALALAIAVVAFDLGRGSPAEAPGAGAFLGTFGEALFTSATILWIVIPALAIHHLQVATGATDRLRLALAGLAADPRLFALLIGWFFALFVEGAAGFGASVALAAPFLVGVGYRPLDAVVVAMLGHAIGVSFGAIGTPIVPQVAATGLTGLQIAAPTARLHLAGGWLLLVAMMLIASRAVGRPARGAIWGWTALAGVAFLVPYWLIATFVGPELPTLGGALIGVGVFVAALKLAGRHRDAVGRPALPVLPATPPPTPPIERRGLAQAPAGPQPVPGAEASRKREVERRPTGAELLRAAAPYLVLIALVLLTRLVPPIRDPLRAVELAWSLPGGFAGSFRPLAHPGTLLSVSFLGGALLTRAGAGSVSGALRTTFPQLAGVTVALVAMLSLARIMVHAGMTQSLAEAAAAGAGAAWPVLAPLVGVLGTFVTGSATASNVLFTDLQVATAQTLDLPLPPMVAAQGYGAAVGNVVCPHNIVAAGATVGLTGGEGEVLRRTMAPALLYAVVGGLLVLVMVGQ, via the coding sequence GTGGCGGCAGTGTGGGCCGGCATCCCGATCATGGTGGTGCTGGTGCTGATGGTGGGGCGTCGCTGGGCGGCGTCGCGGGCCGGGCTGGTCGGAGCGGCGCTGGCGCTGGCCATCGCCGTCGTCGCGTTCGACCTCGGACGGGGCTCGCCTGCGGAGGCGCCGGGCGCCGGCGCCTTTCTCGGCACCTTCGGCGAGGCGCTGTTCACCTCGGCGACCATCCTGTGGATCGTCATCCCGGCGCTCGCGATCCACCACCTGCAGGTCGCGACCGGCGCCACCGACCGGCTGCGCCTGGCGCTGGCCGGTCTCGCGGCCGATCCTCGGCTGTTCGCCCTGCTGATCGGCTGGTTCTTCGCGCTCTTCGTCGAAGGCGCGGCGGGGTTCGGGGCGTCGGTGGCCCTGGCAGCACCGTTCCTGGTCGGCGTCGGCTACCGGCCGTTGGACGCGGTCGTGGTCGCGATGCTCGGCCACGCCATCGGGGTCTCCTTCGGCGCCATCGGCACGCCGATCGTTCCGCAGGTGGCTGCCACCGGGCTGACCGGTCTGCAGATCGCGGCGCCGACCGCGCGTCTCCACCTCGCCGGCGGCTGGTTGCTGCTGGTGGCGATGATGCTGATCGCCTCGCGGGCCGTCGGCCGCCCCGCCCGAGGTGCGATCTGGGGCTGGACCGCGCTGGCCGGGGTGGCGTTCCTCGTGCCCTATTGGCTCATCGCCACCTTCGTCGGGCCGGAGTTGCCGACCCTCGGCGGTGCCCTCATCGGCGTCGGCGTCTTCGTCGCGGCGTTGAAGCTGGCCGGCCGTCACCGCGACGCGGTGGGTCGACCGGCGCTGCCGGTCCTGCCGGCCACGCCGCCGCCCACGCCGCCGATCGAGCGTCGCGGGCTGGCGCAGGCACCAGCCGGCCCGCAACCGGTGCCCGGGGCGGAAGCCTCCCGCAAGCGCGAGGTCGAGCGCCGGCCGACGGGAGCGGAGCTGCTGCGCGCGGCCGCGCCCTATCTCGTCCTGATCGCTCTCGTGCTGCTGACGCGTCTGGTGCCTCCGATCCGCGATCCGCTGCGGGCCGTCGAGCTGGCGTGGTCGCTGCCCGGCGGTTTCGCGGGCTCGTTCCGGCCGCTCGCCCACCCGGGCACGTTGCTCAGCGTGTCGTTCCTGGGCGGCGCCCTGCTGACCCGCGCCGGGGCGGGGTCCGTGTCCGGCGCGCTTCGCACCACCTTCCCGCAGTTGGCCGGTGTCACCGTCGCCCTGGTCGCGATGCTGTCCCTGGCGCGGATCATGGTGCATGCCGGCATGACCCAGTCGCTGGCCGAGGCCGCCGCCGCCGGGGCGGGCGCGGCGTGGCCGGTCCTGGCACCGCTGGTCGGCGTGCTCGGCACCTTCGTCACCGGCTCCGCGACGGCTTCGAACGTGCTGTTCACCGACCTGCAGGTCGCCACCGCGCAGACGCTGGACCTGCCCCTGCCGCCGATGGTCGCGGCGCAGGGCTATGGCGCCGCGGTGGGCAACGTGGTGTGTCCGCACAACATCGTCGCGGCCGGCGCCACCGTCGGCCTCACCGGCGGTGAGGGCGAGGTGCTGCGCCGGACCATGGCGCCGGCGCTGCTGTACGCGGTGGTCGGAGGACTCCTCGTCCTCGTCATGGTCGGGCAGTAG
- the gnd gene encoding phosphogluconate dehydrogenase (NAD(+)-dependent, decarboxylating), translated as MTTLGMVGLGRMGGNMTRRLRDRGIEVVAYDRDADLAEVADLDTLVEALPTPRLVWLMLPAGAPTDDTIATLVPLLDRGDTVVDGGNANWRVTVARARRLAAEDIALVDVGVSGGVWGYDEGYALMVGGDHDAVARLQPVFDALRPSEGGFSHAGPVGSGHFAKMIHNGVEYGMMQAFAEGVELLDAGGPDGMDVAAVLRGWQHGSVVRSWLLDLLVDAMEDEDTFAQIRGWAEDSGEGRWTVEEAIATATPAPVITAALYARFASRQDDPLAMRVVAALRQRFGGHAVRS; from the coding sequence GTGACGACGCTCGGCATGGTCGGCCTGGGCCGCATGGGCGGCAACATGACCCGCCGCCTGCGCGATCGCGGCATCGAGGTGGTCGCCTACGACCGCGACGCCGACCTGGCCGAGGTGGCCGACCTCGACACGCTCGTCGAGGCCCTGCCGACGCCACGGTTGGTGTGGCTGATGCTGCCGGCCGGCGCCCCCACCGACGACACCATCGCGACACTCGTCCCGTTGCTCGACCGGGGTGACACCGTCGTCGACGGCGGCAACGCCAACTGGCGTGTCACCGTGGCGCGGGCGCGGAGGCTCGCTGCCGAAGACATCGCGCTGGTCGACGTCGGCGTCTCCGGCGGTGTCTGGGGCTACGACGAGGGCTACGCACTGATGGTCGGCGGCGACCACGACGCGGTCGCGCGTCTTCAGCCCGTGTTCGATGCCCTGCGCCCGTCCGAGGGTGGCTTCTCCCATGCCGGCCCGGTCGGTTCCGGCCACTTCGCCAAGATGATTCACAACGGCGTCGAGTACGGGATGATGCAGGCGTTCGCCGAGGGCGTCGAGCTGTTGGATGCCGGCGGTCCCGACGGCATGGACGTGGCGGCCGTCCTCCGCGGCTGGCAGCACGGCAGCGTCGTCCGATCCTGGCTCCTGGACCTGCTGGTGGACGCCATGGAGGACGAGGACACCTTCGCGCAGATCCGCGGGTGGGCCGAGGACTCCGGCGAGGGACGCTGGACCGTCGAGGAAGCCATCGCGACCGCGACGCCGGCCCCCGTCATCACCGCCGCCCTCTATGCCCGGTTCGCCTCGCGCCAGGACGACCCGCTGGCGATGCGGGTGGTCGCGGCGCTGCGGCAGCGGTTCGGCGGACACGCCGTCCGGTCATGA
- a CDS encoding shikimate kinase: MNGHPPRTPTHVVLVGMMGAGKTTTGAALASRLGRPLLDGDVELERRTGRTGAQIAATDGVDRLHHLEEEVLLDALSATTPTVIAAAGSVAEAERCQAPLAERALVVWLDAPVTALVSRMGSGDHRRPLEADAAHVLLQRRRAAFAAIADLHLDAVTPTDELVEAIVTALTDAVPDRDSAAGTADVERPETDQGDLP, translated from the coding sequence ATGAATGGCCACCCGCCGCGGACACCGACCCACGTCGTGCTGGTCGGGATGATGGGAGCCGGCAAGACCACGACGGGCGCCGCGCTGGCGTCCCGGCTGGGGCGGCCGCTGCTGGACGGCGACGTCGAACTCGAGCGCCGCACCGGCCGCACCGGCGCCCAGATCGCCGCCACCGACGGGGTCGACCGGCTCCACCACCTCGAGGAGGAGGTGCTCCTCGACGCGTTGTCGGCGACCACGCCCACGGTCATCGCCGCGGCCGGCTCGGTCGCGGAGGCCGAGCGGTGTCAGGCGCCGCTCGCCGAGCGTGCCCTGGTGGTGTGGCTGGACGCGCCGGTCACCGCCCTGGTGTCGCGCATGGGTAGTGGCGACCACCGACGGCCCCTGGAGGCCGATGCGGCGCACGTGCTGCTCCAGCGACGACGCGCCGCCTTCGCCGCGATCGCCGACCTCCACCTCGACGCCGTGACCCCCACCGACGAACTCGTCGAGGCCATCGTGACCGCGCTCACCGACGCTGTACCCGACCGCGACTCGGCCGCCGGAACGGCCGACGTCGAGCGGCCCGAAACCGACCAGGGGGACCTGCCGTGA